TCGAGGACCTCTATCCCAGCCTCCGGCTCTATCTCTATGACGGGCTGTCCCACTATTCCGCGCCCTACACGGTGTTCGGGCCGTACCGGGTCTCGGTCTATATCGGCGACATGTACCTGGTGCTGAACGCCAAGGAGGCGGTCGCGGCGATGACGCGGCACTTCGACAACCTGATAAGGGCGGCCGCCGTGCAGGCGCACGAGGTGGCGGACTGGATCCGCGACCTGCGGGCCGGGGACTAGCGGATCGCCGCGACAAGGGCGTTCGACGGGAAGCACGTCGGCTTCATGCCGTTCCTCTCCTGCCACTCGCCGATGGAGCGCCGCGTGCGGAAACCCGGCAGCCCGTCGGCACCGCCGACATCGTAGCCCATGCCCTCCAGCGCGCGCTGCATCCTCGCGATGTCGGAGCGGAGCATGGAATCGGTCCTTCCCCAGGGCGCCGAGAAGCGGCGGTCGCCCCACTCGATGCGGTCGCCGGCATGGCCGACGAAGAGCGCGTAGAGATCGCTCTCGTTGTATTCCTTCAGCACGTAGAAATTGGGCGTGACGACGAAGGCCGGGCCGTGGCGGCCGGCGGGCATGAGCAGAAAGCCCTCCTTCCCCGCCTCGCCCGACGGGAAGGGCTTGCCGGAAACGCGGCGGATGCCGAGCTTCTCCCAGTCGGAGATGCGCCGCCCCCTGTCCGGCCCCTCCAGCGCGCAGGAGACCGTGTCCGGCACCGTCACCTCGAAGCCCCAGTCACGGCCCGCATCCCATCCGGCCTCCTTCAGATAGGCGGCGATGGAGGCCAGCGTGTCGGGCACGGAGTTCCAGATGTCGGGATGGCCGTCGCGGTCGTAATCGACGGCGTGATCGAGATAGGAGGAGGGCAGGAACTGCGGCTGGCCCAGCGCGCCGGCCCAGGAGGAGCGCATGTCGCCCGGCGCCGCCAGGCCGCTCTCGACGATGACGAGGGCGTTGAGCAGCTCCCTGCGGAACAGCTCCGGCCGGGTCGACATGAAGGCCTTGGTGCCCAGCACGCGGAAGGCGTCATGCGGGATTTTCACGCGGCCGAAGCCGGACTCGCGGCCCCATATGGCCAGCAGGATGCGGCCGGGCACGCCGTAGCTGCGCTCAATACCGGCCAGCAGTTTCGCATGCCGGCGGGCAAGCTCGCGTCCCGTCGCGGCGATATGGCCGACATTGCGCTCGTCGAAATAGTTCGCGGGCGCGGAAAACTCTGCCTGGCGCATCTGCCGCGGCGGCTCCTTCGATCCGGGCTTCACGAGGCCGGGAATGTCCGTATCGAGGCGTTTCGCGCCCATGGCGCGGTCGAAGGTGGCACGCGCGATGCCGGAACGCCGCGCCTCGGGCCAGATCGTGTCTTCCAGGAAGGCCTCATATTGCGCCTGCAGCGACTGCGCGGCGGCGGGCGCGGCGAAAAGGAGGGCAAGGACGGCGATGAGACGGCGCATTCGGATCTCCTCGATTCGGGACAGAGGGTAGCAGGCGAACACGGAATGGAAAGGGCGCGCGCCGCCGTTCCCGCCCTTCGCGCAGGGCGGGTTGCCGGAAAGGCGGTGGCCTTCCGCCCCGGTCACGGCGGCCCTTCCCGTTCCGCCCAGACCGCGACGCGGTGGCATTCCCCCAGAACCTCGTCGATGGCGTGGCGGCCTCGCTTCCGGTGCCCCGGCGGCGGGCCGGGGCGCAGCGCGGTGTAGATCACCCGGCGGCTGTCCGGCGGGCGGTGGCGGACGCGCGCCTCGTGGCGGGCAAGGCGGCGCGCCTCGCGGTGGATGTTGTCCAGCGCCATGCGCGCCGACACCAGGCGGCGCAAGAGGGTGACGGCGGGAACCGCATCGCCCGGCAGGCGCAGGTCAGGCTCCGGCAATGGCGGGTGGCGCATGTAGACCGGAAACGGGTTGTCGCCCAGCAGGCGGATGCGCGGGCGCGTGCGTGCGTAACGGCGCCGGGGGCGGGTGAAATCGAAGCGCTTGCGCGGATCAATGAGCGGGAAGGCCGGGATGGGGCCGAGCGGCACGGGACCGTCCGGCTTCTCTTCCTGCTCCGGTTCGGGGTCGGGGACGATGCGGAGATTGGCCAGTCCCAGATTCACCGGCACGCGGACGAGCTGCGGGGCGCCGGGAAGCGGTTTTTCCGGCGGCGCGGGCGGCGCGGGGCGGATGGTGACGGTGACGGGGGTGGCGGGCTCGCTCCTCCCCTCTCCCCTCGCGGGAGAGGGTGGCGCGCGCAGCGCGTCGGGTGAGGGGGAACCGGCGTTTGCCGGTTTCACCTGCCCTCCGCCATCGCGCCCCGTCTTCGGCTTCAATGCAGGCGCATGGCGGACCCGAACCTCGATGTCGCGCGCGGCGATCACGATCAGCCTTCTGACGGCGGCCTCGGCGGAGCGCAGGATGCGGCGAACGTGGAGAACGGCGAAACGCGGCAGGGTGGCCGGGAGGACGGGCGCGGGTGCCGTATCGAAGTCCAGCCCGGCCAGCGCGAAAAGGTCGCGCAGGATGCGCAGCAGGTCCCTGCGGTTTCTCTCTATCGCCAGTGCCCAGTCGAACTGCATCGCCTGCCTCCTCGCCGCACCATGCGGCGCGAACAAGGATAAGGGAGGCGGGAGCGCGGTGGACAAGTCCTGGCAAAAGACGCGGCGGGGCCCCGGACCGCGGCCATGCCTAGCCGAAGGCGTCGAGCATGCGGCGGATTTCCGGCAGGGCGAATTCCGCCGTCCGCCGCCCCTCCCCGATCGCCCTTGCCGCGTTCTCGAAATCGAGAAAGCCCATGCCGCCGAGGCGCGGCACCAGAAGCGCATGGGGCGGCTCGCCGGCCAGGCGCGAGCGGGTGATGCGGTCCTGCATGATGTTGATGGAATTGGTGAGAATGTCGAAATAGCCGGGCACCTTCTCCCCGGTGCCGAAATGCCGCCCCAGCGTCTCGGCGACAACCGGGCGCCATGCCGAAGGCAGGCCGGACAGGGCCTTGTCGATCATGTCGGAGCCGGCCTGCCCGCCCGCCCTGGCCGACTGGGCGCGGCGGCGACCGACCAGCTCGCCGTTCAGGTTGACGGCGATGACGAAATCGGCGCCGAGCGCGCGGCAGACAGAGACCGGCACCGGGTTGACGAGACCGCCATCGACGAACCAGCGATTGCCGATCCGGACCGGGGCGAGAATGCCGGGCAATGCCAGCGAGGCGCGCACGGCGCGGTCCACCGGGCCGGTTTCGAACCATTCCTCCAGGCCGGTGCCATAGTCGGTGGCGACCGCGGCGAAACGGCTGCCGAAATCCTCGATATTGCCGCCGACCCCGAACTCCCGGAAGAAATGGTTGACGAAGCCGGTCGAGATCAGCCCGCCGGAAAAGGACAGGTCGAACTTGCCGACCACGCGGCGCCAGGAGAAGGCCTCGGCCCAGTTCCTGAGATCCTCCAGCTTCCCGGCCGCGTAGGCCGCGCCGACAAAGGCGCCGACCGAACAGCCGGCGACGACATCCGGCCGGATGCCTGCCGCCTCGAGCACCTCGATGACGCCGATATGCGACCAGCCGCGCGCCGCGCCGCTGCCGAGGGCGAGGCCTATGACCGGCTTGTGCATGACCGTGTCCCCCGCCTCAGAAGCTGGTGCGCGAGCGCAGGGCCGCCGACAGCGTGCCCTCGTCGAGATAGTCCAGCTCGCCGCCGACCGGCACGCCGTGGGCGAGCCGCGTGACCTTGACGTCGAGCCCCTCGAGCTGGTCGGTGATGAAATGCGCCGTGGTCTGGCCCTCGACCGTGGCATTGACGGCGATGATCAGCTCCGAGACGCCGCCGGCGGCAACGCGGTCGACCAGAGAGCGGATGTTGAGATCCTCCGGGCCTACGCCGTCGAGCGGCGACAGCGTGCCGCCGAGCACGTGGTATTTCGCGTTCATGGCCCCGGCGCGCTCCAGCGCCCAGAGATCGGACACGTCCTCGACCACGATCACGGTGGCGCCGTCGCGGCGCGGATCGGTGCAGATCGAGCAGGGATCGACCGTGTCGACATTGCCGCAGACCGAGCAGACCGTGACCTTTTCGACCGCCTCGGCGAGCGCGCCGGCGAGCGGGGCCATCAACTGGTCCTTCTTCTTGATCAGGTGCAACGCGGCGCGGCGGGCCGAGCGCGGCCCGAGACCCGGCACCTTTGCAAGGAGCTGGATCAGCCTCTCGATTTCCGGTCCGGCGATTCGCTTGGTGGACATGGCGCAGATGTAGGGATTTCGGCGCGAACGGGAAAGAAAAAACGTCACGGAGACAAGAATCGGGTGGCGGACGGGGCTTTCCGGCGGCACGGTCGCCGCGCAACACGGAGACCGACATGCCCGCCGCCCGCACATCCATGACGCCGACCGAATGGGCGATGCTCGTTGCGCTGTCCGTCCTGTGGGGCGGGTCCTTCTTCTTCAACGGCGTGGCAGTGCGGGAACTGCCGCCGCTGACCATCGTGTTCGCCCGGGTGGCGCTGGCCGCGCTGGTGCTGCATCTCGTCCTGGCGGCGACGGGACGGCGGCTGCCCGCGAGCCGCGAGGCCTGGCTGGCCTTCGCCGGCATGGGCGTGCTCAACAATGTCGTGCCCTTCACGCTGATCGTCTGGGGCCAGGGCCAGATCGCCTCGGGCGTCGCCTCGATCCTGAACGCCACGACGCCGCTGTTCACCGTGCTGGTGGCGCACGCCTTCACCGCCGACGAGCGGCTGACACCGATGCGCGCGGCCGGCGTGATCGCCGGATTCGCCGGGGTGGCGGCGATGATCGGCGGCAACGGGCTCTCCGGCGCGGTGCCGGTCGCGGCCTACGCGGCCTGCCTCGGCGCGGCGCTTTCCTACGGCCTGTCCAGCGTCTTCGGGCGGCGGTTCCGGGCTCTCGGCATCGCGCCGCTCTCCGTGGCGACGGGACAGCTGACCATGTCGAGCCTGATGATGCTGCCGCTGATGCTCGCCGCCGAGCGGCCGTGGACGCTCGCCGTGCCCGGCGCCGACACGTTGCTGGCGGTGGCCGGGCTGGCAACGGTCTCGACGGCGCTGGCCTACATACTGTTCTTCCGCATCCTCGCCGGCGCCGGGGCGACCAACATCTCGCTGGTCACGTTCCTGATCCCGCCCAGCGCGATCCTGCTCGGCATCGCCTTTCTCGGCGAGACGCTGCTGCCGCGCCACGTCGCCGGAATGGCGCTGATCGGGCTCGGGCTGGCGCTGGTGGACGGGCGGCTGATGCGGCGGCGGGCGAAGGCGCAAACCTAACAATTCTTGTTGGTTCCTGCCAGGAGCGCTATATTGGGAGCATGAAAACCGAACCCATGAAGACGCTCACCGTTTCGCTCTCGCCGCAACAGGCGCGCATGCTGCAGGCGGCAGTCGACTCGGGCAGCTACGCCTCCAACAGCGAGGTGGTGCGCGATGCGTTGCGCCTGTGGGAACAGCGGGAGGAGCTTCGCCGCCTCGAGATCGCCCGCCTGAAACGGGCCTATGACGAGGGAAAGGCGAGCGGCGAGGGCCGGGAAATCGACGGTCCCACGCTGCTGGCCGAACTGAAAGCCGAAGCCAAGGCGGATGGGCCGCTATAGGCTGACACCGCGCGCCGAGGAAGACCTGCGAGCGATCTGGCGCGCGATCGCCCCGGAGAACGAGGCCGCGGCAGACGCTCTCCTGATGCGGATATTCGACCGGCTCGAACTGGCCGCGGAACAGCCCCGGATGGGCGCTGCGCGCCCGGAACTCAGCGCGACGGCACGCATTCTCGTCGAGGGCAACTACATCGTCATCTACGAACCGGAGCCCGACGGTATCCTCGTCATCGCCGTCGTCCACGGCATGCGCGATCCGGCCAACTGGCTGTGACGCCGCCTAGAAGGGCAGCTTCATGCCGGGCGGGATCGGCAAGCCGGCGGCCATCTCCTTCGTCTTCTCGGCGATGATCGCCTCGATCTTCGCCTTGGCGTCGTTGTGGGCGGCGATGACAAGATCCTCGAGGATCTCGACGTCGTCCTCCCTGAACATGGAAGGATCGATCTTCACGCCCTGCATGGCGCCCTTGCCGTTCAGCGTGACGGCGACCATGCCGCCGCCGGCCGTGCCCTCGGCGGTCATGGTCTCCATCTCCGCCTGCATGGCCTGCATCTTTTCCTGCATTTCCCTGGCCTTGCCCATAAGGCCCATGATGTCGCGCATGACGCTCTCCTCTAAAGTTCGTCGGCCTCGTCGGGATCGAAGGGGACCTCCGGCGCGGCGAATTCATCCTCCGCGATATCGGCATCCGCCGCCCCCTCGGCAAGCCGCACGTCGATGATCTTCGCGCCGGGGAAGGCCGCCAGGATGGCGGCAATCTCGGGATCGCGGCCGGCATCGGCCACCGCCATCTCGCGGCGCTCGGTGTCGATCTCCTCCAGCGTCTTGCCGCCCGGCTCGCGCGACAGCGAGACGACCCAGCGCGTGCCGGTCCACTCCAGCAGCTTGCGCGACAGGTCGCCGAGCAGCGCGCGCGGCGCGTCCTCCGTCAGGCTGACGGCAAGCTTGCCCGGCTCGATGGAGACCGGGCGGACGCACTTGCGCAGATTGACCTTCATCAGCGGGTCGCGGTGGCGGTCGGCGAGATCGACCAGATCCTGCATGGAATAGACGGGCACGGCGGGCCGCTCGGGCTCGGGCTCGGGCCGCGGCGCCTCCTGCAAACGGGGCTCCGGCCCGGAGGAGACGAGGCGCATGGCGCTCGCTCCGCCGCCGGCGCCCGCCGTCGGGGCACGATCCGGCGCGGAGGCCGGGGCGGCGGCCTGCGCAACCGCCTGCGCGCCGCTGCCGCCGCCATTGCCGCTTGCGGACGGCGCGGACGAACCGGCGGAAAGCGCCGGGCGCGACGGCTCGCCCGCGGGCGCGGAATCGAGCGCCTTCAGCGCCTCGTCCAGCGTCGGCAGCGTGGCCGCGTGGGCAAGCCGGATCAGCACCATCTCGGCGGCGGCGACCGGACGCGAGGACAGCTCAGTCTCGGGAATGCCCTTGAGCAACATCTGCCAGGCGCGCGACAGGACCTTGACCGGCAGCCGCTTCGCGAATTCGAGGCCGCGGGTGCGCTCGTCCGGCGTCAGCGACGGATCGTTCTCGGCGGCCTGGGGCACGAAACGAAGCCGGGTGACGAGATGGGTGAAATCGGCGAGGTCGGTCAGCACGACGGCCGGGTCGGCGCCGACATCGTACTGGGCGCGGAACTCGTCCAGCGCCTCGGCGACGCGGCCGGACATCAGGTGCTCGAACAGGTCGATGACCCGGGCGCGGTCGGCCAGGCCCAGCATGGAGCGCACGGCCTCCGCCGTGACGGCACCGGAACCGTGGGCGATCGCCTGGTCGAGGATGGACAGGGAATCGCGCACCGAGCCCTCCGCCGCGCGGGCGATCATGGCCAGCGCCTCCTCCTCCGCCTCGACCGATTCGAGATCGGCGATCCGGCGCAGGTGCTGGGCGAGCTCGGCGGTCTCGATGCGGCGCAGGTCGAAACGCTGGCAACGCGACAGGACCGTGATCGGCACCTTGCGGATCTCGGTGGTGGCGAAGAT
This portion of the Oricola thermophila genome encodes:
- a CDS encoding lytic murein transglycosylase, which codes for MRRLIAVLALLFAAPAAAQSLQAQYEAFLEDTIWPEARRSGIARATFDRAMGAKRLDTDIPGLVKPGSKEPPRQMRQAEFSAPANYFDERNVGHIAATGRELARRHAKLLAGIERSYGVPGRILLAIWGRESGFGRVKIPHDAFRVLGTKAFMSTRPELFRRELLNALVIVESGLAAPGDMRSSWAGALGQPQFLPSSYLDHAVDYDRDGHPDIWNSVPDTLASIAAYLKEAGWDAGRDWGFEVTVPDTVSCALEGPDRGRRISDWEKLGIRRVSGKPFPSGEAGKEGFLLMPAGRHGPAFVVTPNFYVLKEYNESDLYALFVGHAGDRIEWGDRRFSAPWGRTDSMLRSDIARMQRALEGMGYDVGGADGLPGFRTRRSIGEWQERNGMKPTCFPSNALVAAIR
- a CDS encoding patatin-like phospholipase family protein produces the protein MHKPVIGLALGSGAARGWSHIGVIEVLEAAGIRPDVVAGCSVGAFVGAAYAAGKLEDLRNWAEAFSWRRVVGKFDLSFSGGLISTGFVNHFFREFGVGGNIEDFGSRFAAVATDYGTGLEEWFETGPVDRAVRASLALPGILAPVRIGNRWFVDGGLVNPVPVSVCRALGADFVIAVNLNGELVGRRRAQSARAGGQAGSDMIDKALSGLPSAWRPVVAETLGRHFGTGEKVPGYFDILTNSINIMQDRITRSRLAGEPPHALLVPRLGGMGFLDFENAARAIGEGRRTAEFALPEIRRMLDAFG
- the recR gene encoding recombination mediator RecR; the encoded protein is MSTKRIAGPEIERLIQLLAKVPGLGPRSARRAALHLIKKKDQLMAPLAGALAEAVEKVTVCSVCGNVDTVDPCSICTDPRRDGATVIVVEDVSDLWALERAGAMNAKYHVLGGTLSPLDGVGPEDLNIRSLVDRVAAGGVSELIIAVNATVEGQTTAHFITDQLEGLDVKVTRLAHGVPVGGELDYLDEGTLSAALRSRTSF
- a CDS encoding DMT family transporter, which translates into the protein MPAARTSMTPTEWAMLVALSVLWGGSFFFNGVAVRELPPLTIVFARVALAALVLHLVLAATGRRLPASREAWLAFAGMGVLNNVVPFTLIVWGQGQIASGVASILNATTPLFTVLVAHAFTADERLTPMRAAGVIAGFAGVAAMIGGNGLSGAVPVAAYAACLGAALSYGLSSVFGRRFRALGIAPLSVATGQLTMSSLMMLPLMLAAERPWTLAVPGADTLLAVAGLATVSTALAYILFFRILAGAGATNISLVTFLIPPSAILLGIAFLGETLLPRHVAGMALIGLGLALVDGRLMRRRAKAQT
- a CDS encoding type II toxin-antitoxin system ParD family antitoxin, translating into MKTEPMKTLTVSLSPQQARMLQAAVDSGSYASNSEVVRDALRLWEQREELRRLEIARLKRAYDEGKASGEGREIDGPTLLAELKAEAKADGPL
- a CDS encoding type II toxin-antitoxin system RelE/ParE family toxin, which codes for MGRYRLTPRAEEDLRAIWRAIAPENEAAADALLMRIFDRLELAAEQPRMGAARPELSATARILVEGNYIVIYEPEPDGILVIAVVHGMRDPANWL
- a CDS encoding YbaB/EbfC family nucleoid-associated protein, giving the protein MRDIMGLMGKAREMQEKMQAMQAEMETMTAEGTAGGGMVAVTLNGKGAMQGVKIDPSMFREDDVEILEDLVIAAHNDAKAKIEAIIAEKTKEMAAGLPIPPGMKLPF
- a CDS encoding DNA polymerase III subunit gamma/tau, which translates into the protein MSDTPATPYRVLARKYRPRDFSDLIGQEPMVRTLKNAFSAGRIAQAWMLTGVRGVGKTTTARILARALNYRTDTIDRPHIDLAEPGEHCEAIMEGRHVDVIEMDAASHTGIDDIREIIEQVRYRPVSARYKVYIIDEVHMLSTQAFNGLLKTLEEPPEHVKFIFATTEIRKVPITVLSRCQRFDLRRIETAELAQHLRRIADLESVEAEEEALAMIARAAEGSVRDSLSILDQAIAHGSGAVTAEAVRSMLGLADRARVIDLFEHLMSGRVAEALDEFRAQYDVGADPAVVLTDLADFTHLVTRLRFVPQAAENDPSLTPDERTRGLEFAKRLPVKVLSRAWQMLLKGIPETELSSRPVAAAEMVLIRLAHAATLPTLDEALKALDSAPAGEPSRPALSAGSSAPSASGNGGGSGAQAVAQAAAPASAPDRAPTAGAGGGASAMRLVSSGPEPRLQEAPRPEPEPERPAVPVYSMQDLVDLADRHRDPLMKVNLRKCVRPVSIEPGKLAVSLTEDAPRALLGDLSRKLLEWTGTRWVVSLSREPGGKTLEEIDTERREMAVADAGRDPEIAAILAAFPGAKIIDVRLAEGAADADIAEDEFAAPEVPFDPDEADEL